The proteins below come from a single Periophthalmus magnuspinnatus isolate fPerMag1 chromosome 7, fPerMag1.2.pri, whole genome shotgun sequence genomic window:
- the tpd52l2b gene encoding tpd52 like 2b isoform X1 has protein sequence MNPASQDINLNSPNKAVDVDGADSLTDVPVEGAMSSPNPLPPGLTEEEAEELRKELLKVEEEITTLRQVLSAKERHAIELKRKLGLSPLVELRQNLSKTLQDVQTSNAYVRTSEKLGEWNERVTGSELYQTASATWDDITHTEAYKKTQETLSQAGQKTTAALSTMGTAIRKGLGDMRALPFSNSFSSNYSIRHSISMPAMRNSATFKSFEDKMGNLKYKVVGTKGNGEATSETETTPTQENPPF, from the exons ATGAACCCCGCCAGTCAAG acatcAACCTGAACTCTCCTAACAAGGCTGTGGATGTAGATGGAGCTGACAGCCTGACGGACGTGCCTGTGGAGGGGGCCATGAGCAGCCCTAACCCTCTGCCACCTGGGCTCACtgaggaggaggctgaggaACTGAGGAAGGAGCTCCTCAAG gtggaggaggagatcaCCACTCTGCGTCAGGTGTTGTCGGCCAAAGAGCGTCATGCCATTGAGCTAAAGAGGAAGCTGGGGCTTAGTCCACTCGTCGAGCTCAGGCAGAACCTCAGCAAGACCCTGCAGGACGTCCAGACTTCCAATGC CTATGTGCGAACCTCCGAGAAACTGGGAGAGTGGAATGAGAGAGTGACTGGTTCAGAGTT ATATCAGACAGCCTCTGCCACTTGGGACGACATTACCCATACAGAAGC GTATAAGAAGACCCAGGAAACGCTCTCACAGGCGGGACAGAAGACCACTGCAGCGCTGTCTACAATGGGGACAGCCATTAGGAAGGGGCTCGGAGACATGAG AGCGCTTCCCTTCTCTAACTCCTTTAG TAGCAACTATTCCATCCGCCACTCCATAAGTATGCCGGCCATGAG AAACTCAGCCACTTTCAAGTCCTTTGAAGACAAAATGGGGAACCTGAAG TACAAAGTTGTCGGCACCAAGGGCAACGGTGAGGCCACGAGCGAGACTGAGACCACTCCCACTCAGGAAAACCCTCCCTTCTGA
- the tpd52l2b gene encoding tpd52 like 2b isoform X3, which translates to MNPASQDINLNSPNKAVDVDGADSLTDVPVEGAMSSPNPLPPGLTEEEAEELRKELLKVEEEITTLRQVLSAKERHAIELKRKLGLSPLVELRQNLSKTLQDVQTSNAYVRTSEKLGEWNERVTGSELYQTASATWDDITHTEAYKKTQETLSQAGQKTTAALSTMGTAIRKGLGDMRNSATFKSFEDKMGNLKYKVVGTKGNGEATSETETTPTQENPPF; encoded by the exons ATGAACCCCGCCAGTCAAG acatcAACCTGAACTCTCCTAACAAGGCTGTGGATGTAGATGGAGCTGACAGCCTGACGGACGTGCCTGTGGAGGGGGCCATGAGCAGCCCTAACCCTCTGCCACCTGGGCTCACtgaggaggaggctgaggaACTGAGGAAGGAGCTCCTCAAG gtggaggaggagatcaCCACTCTGCGTCAGGTGTTGTCGGCCAAAGAGCGTCATGCCATTGAGCTAAAGAGGAAGCTGGGGCTTAGTCCACTCGTCGAGCTCAGGCAGAACCTCAGCAAGACCCTGCAGGACGTCCAGACTTCCAATGC CTATGTGCGAACCTCCGAGAAACTGGGAGAGTGGAATGAGAGAGTGACTGGTTCAGAGTT ATATCAGACAGCCTCTGCCACTTGGGACGACATTACCCATACAGAAGC GTATAAGAAGACCCAGGAAACGCTCTCACAGGCGGGACAGAAGACCACTGCAGCGCTGTCTACAATGGGGACAGCCATTAGGAAGGGGCTCGGAGACATGAG AAACTCAGCCACTTTCAAGTCCTTTGAAGACAAAATGGGGAACCTGAAG TACAAAGTTGTCGGCACCAAGGGCAACGGTGAGGCCACGAGCGAGACTGAGACCACTCCCACTCAGGAAAACCCTCCCTTCTGA
- the tpd52l2b gene encoding tpd52 like 2b isoform X2, whose translation MNPASQDINLNSPNKAVDVDGADSLTDVPVEGAMSSPNPLPPGLTEEEAEELRKELLKVEEEITTLRQVLSAKERHAIELKRKLGLSPLVELRQNLSKTLQDVQTSNAYQTASATWDDITHTEAYKKTQETLSQAGQKTTAALSTMGTAIRKGLGDMRALPFSNSFSSNYSIRHSISMPAMRNSATFKSFEDKMGNLKYKVVGTKGNGEATSETETTPTQENPPF comes from the exons ATGAACCCCGCCAGTCAAG acatcAACCTGAACTCTCCTAACAAGGCTGTGGATGTAGATGGAGCTGACAGCCTGACGGACGTGCCTGTGGAGGGGGCCATGAGCAGCCCTAACCCTCTGCCACCTGGGCTCACtgaggaggaggctgaggaACTGAGGAAGGAGCTCCTCAAG gtggaggaggagatcaCCACTCTGCGTCAGGTGTTGTCGGCCAAAGAGCGTCATGCCATTGAGCTAAAGAGGAAGCTGGGGCTTAGTCCACTCGTCGAGCTCAGGCAGAACCTCAGCAAGACCCTGCAGGACGTCCAGACTTCCAATGC ATATCAGACAGCCTCTGCCACTTGGGACGACATTACCCATACAGAAGC GTATAAGAAGACCCAGGAAACGCTCTCACAGGCGGGACAGAAGACCACTGCAGCGCTGTCTACAATGGGGACAGCCATTAGGAAGGGGCTCGGAGACATGAG AGCGCTTCCCTTCTCTAACTCCTTTAG TAGCAACTATTCCATCCGCCACTCCATAAGTATGCCGGCCATGAG AAACTCAGCCACTTTCAAGTCCTTTGAAGACAAAATGGGGAACCTGAAG TACAAAGTTGTCGGCACCAAGGGCAACGGTGAGGCCACGAGCGAGACTGAGACCACTCCCACTCAGGAAAACCCTCCCTTCTGA
- the tpd52l2b gene encoding tpd52 like 2b isoform X5 codes for MNPASQDINLNSPNKAVDVDGADSLTDVPVEGAMSSPNPLPPGLTEEEAEELRKELLKVEEEITTLRQVLSAKERHAIELKRKLGLSPLVELRQNLSKTLQDVQTSNAYQTASATWDDITHTEAYKKTQETLSQAGQKTTAALSTMGTAIRKGLGDMRNSATFKSFEDKMGNLKYKVVGTKGNGEATSETETTPTQENPPF; via the exons ATGAACCCCGCCAGTCAAG acatcAACCTGAACTCTCCTAACAAGGCTGTGGATGTAGATGGAGCTGACAGCCTGACGGACGTGCCTGTGGAGGGGGCCATGAGCAGCCCTAACCCTCTGCCACCTGGGCTCACtgaggaggaggctgaggaACTGAGGAAGGAGCTCCTCAAG gtggaggaggagatcaCCACTCTGCGTCAGGTGTTGTCGGCCAAAGAGCGTCATGCCATTGAGCTAAAGAGGAAGCTGGGGCTTAGTCCACTCGTCGAGCTCAGGCAGAACCTCAGCAAGACCCTGCAGGACGTCCAGACTTCCAATGC ATATCAGACAGCCTCTGCCACTTGGGACGACATTACCCATACAGAAGC GTATAAGAAGACCCAGGAAACGCTCTCACAGGCGGGACAGAAGACCACTGCAGCGCTGTCTACAATGGGGACAGCCATTAGGAAGGGGCTCGGAGACATGAG AAACTCAGCCACTTTCAAGTCCTTTGAAGACAAAATGGGGAACCTGAAG TACAAAGTTGTCGGCACCAAGGGCAACGGTGAGGCCACGAGCGAGACTGAGACCACTCCCACTCAGGAAAACCCTCCCTTCTGA
- the tpd52l2b gene encoding tpd52 like 2b isoform X4: protein MNPASQDINLNSPNKAVDVDGADSLTDVPVEGAMSSPNPLPPGLTEEEAEELRKELLKVEEEITTLRQVLSAKERHAIELKRKLGLSPLVELRQNLSKTLQDVQTSNAYKKTQETLSQAGQKTTAALSTMGTAIRKGLGDMRALPFSNSFSNYSIRHSISMPAMRNSATFKSFEDKMGNLKYKVVGTKGNGEATSETETTPTQENPPF from the exons ATGAACCCCGCCAGTCAAG acatcAACCTGAACTCTCCTAACAAGGCTGTGGATGTAGATGGAGCTGACAGCCTGACGGACGTGCCTGTGGAGGGGGCCATGAGCAGCCCTAACCCTCTGCCACCTGGGCTCACtgaggaggaggctgaggaACTGAGGAAGGAGCTCCTCAAG gtggaggaggagatcaCCACTCTGCGTCAGGTGTTGTCGGCCAAAGAGCGTCATGCCATTGAGCTAAAGAGGAAGCTGGGGCTTAGTCCACTCGTCGAGCTCAGGCAGAACCTCAGCAAGACCCTGCAGGACGTCCAGACTTCCAATGC GTATAAGAAGACCCAGGAAACGCTCTCACAGGCGGGACAGAAGACCACTGCAGCGCTGTCTACAATGGGGACAGCCATTAGGAAGGGGCTCGGAGACATGAG AGCGCTTCCCTTCTCTAACTCCTTTAG CAACTATTCCATCCGCCACTCCATAAGTATGCCGGCCATGAG AAACTCAGCCACTTTCAAGTCCTTTGAAGACAAAATGGGGAACCTGAAG TACAAAGTTGTCGGCACCAAGGGCAACGGTGAGGCCACGAGCGAGACTGAGACCACTCCCACTCAGGAAAACCCTCCCTTCTGA
- the tpd52l2b gene encoding tpd52 like 2b isoform X6: MNPASQDINLNSPNKAVDVDGADSLTDVPVEGAMSSPNPLPPGLTEEEAEELRKELLKVEEEITTLRQVLSAKERHAIELKRKLGLSPLVELRQNLSKTLQDVQTSNAYKKTQETLSQAGQKTTAALSTMGTAIRKGLGDMRNSATFKSFEDKMGNLKYKVVGTKGNGEATSETETTPTQENPPF; this comes from the exons ATGAACCCCGCCAGTCAAG acatcAACCTGAACTCTCCTAACAAGGCTGTGGATGTAGATGGAGCTGACAGCCTGACGGACGTGCCTGTGGAGGGGGCCATGAGCAGCCCTAACCCTCTGCCACCTGGGCTCACtgaggaggaggctgaggaACTGAGGAAGGAGCTCCTCAAG gtggaggaggagatcaCCACTCTGCGTCAGGTGTTGTCGGCCAAAGAGCGTCATGCCATTGAGCTAAAGAGGAAGCTGGGGCTTAGTCCACTCGTCGAGCTCAGGCAGAACCTCAGCAAGACCCTGCAGGACGTCCAGACTTCCAATGC GTATAAGAAGACCCAGGAAACGCTCTCACAGGCGGGACAGAAGACCACTGCAGCGCTGTCTACAATGGGGACAGCCATTAGGAAGGGGCTCGGAGACATGAG AAACTCAGCCACTTTCAAGTCCTTTGAAGACAAAATGGGGAACCTGAAG TACAAAGTTGTCGGCACCAAGGGCAACGGTGAGGCCACGAGCGAGACTGAGACCACTCCCACTCAGGAAAACCCTCCCTTCTGA